Within Desulfurellaceae bacterium, the genomic segment TCCGCCGGCGGTCTACGGGCCGCGCTACTCCCCGCTCCGGCTCATTGGGCCGGCACATCGAAGCGAAACAGGCTGACCGCGTTGTCATAGGTCAGCTGGCGCCGCTCGTGGTCGGGCACACCGGCAAACATGGTGTCCAGGAACTCCATCGACTTGGGCCAGGTCGATTCCGAGTGGGGAAAGTCATTGCCCCACAGCATGTTGTCGAGACCGATGCGGTGGCGCAGCTCAACGCCCACCTCGTCTTCCTGAAAGACGCCAAACATATTGCGGTACCAGTAGTCGCTCGGCATGAAACCGTCCTTGGACTTGTAGTTGGCGTACACCGGGCGGTTGACATAGGTGAAGTCCATCTGTTTGAGCCAGTGCGGCGCCCACGAAATCTCGTGCTCGACCGAGCCGATCTTAATCCGTGGATAGCGTTCACACACGCCGGCAAAGATGATGTCGGTCAGGGCGTAGCGCACCCAGTAGTCTTGGGTCGGCCGCAGACCGGCCGGGGTGAAGGTCGAGAAGCTGAACGAAATCTCGCACCCCGGCACATTGGCCCGCTGGGTGGCCAGGTGAAACAGCAGCGGCATCTGGTACTCCTGGGCGGCCGCCCACAGCGGCTCATACACAGGGTCGCGGTACGGCTGTCCCGGCAGCGGTGCGACCGGGATGAACGCCCCGGCCAACCCCAGCTCGGCACACCGCTTGAGTTCTGCCCCGGCCGCCTGGGGATCGTCGACATTAATCATGCCGATGCCCCGCAGCCGCCCTGGATTGGCCCGACAGAAATCGGCAATCCAGCTATTGTAGGCGTAACAAATACCGGACAGCAGTTCGCTGTCTTCCAGATGGTACCAGAACAGGCCCTGGCTGGGCTGGAGCACCGCGCCCCAAATCCCGTCCATCTCAAGCTCGGCCAGCATGGCCTGGGGCTGGTAGGCGCCCTCTCTGACATCTTCCCAAATGCTGACAAAATCCAGGCTACTGGCGTCCTCAAAGCGGCGCCCGGCCTGGGTGACGGCGCCGAGCGTGGCGACCTGCACATCGCCCAGGAACCACGCGTCAGCCTGTTTGCCGTCCTCGGTCGTATAGCGTTTGATCAGCGGCGCCCGGTCCAGCAGCTTGGCCGGCATGCCCTGGGTGTACAGATCGGGGGGTTCCACAATATGCGAATCGCTCGAAATCACCGTCGGCTGGCTCATGCGTCCCTCCTCGTCAGTCTGCAGAGGCCATACCACGCCCCCGGGCCCAACACAAGAAAAGGCCGGCCGCGCTTGCATTCCGGCCCGTTTTGGGACACATGAAGAGACGCATTAGGGAGGAGACCGCATGCAGCTGTACGATCATCCACTGTCGCCGAACTGTCGCAAGGTGCGTGTCTATTGTGCCGAAAAGAGCCTTCAACTGGCTCTGCGACCGGTTGACCTGCTGGGCGGCGAGCAACGCGGCCCGGATTTTCTGCAACGCAACCCGTTTGGCGCCATCCCGATCCTCGAACTCGACGACGGCACGGTCATCCCGGAATCCTTGACCATTATTGAGTATCTGGAAGAACTCCACCCTGCGCCCCCGCTGCTGGGCCACGATCCCCTCAGCCGAGCCCTGGTCCGCGCCTGGGAACGGCGGGCAGAACTGGGGGTGATCCTCCAGGGCACGCGGCGCTTTCTGCACTCCAGCCCGTATTTTGCGGCGCGCGGAGTGGAACAGAATCCCAAGGTTGTGGAGGAGGCCGGCGGCGTGCTCAGGGCTCGCCTCAGCCTGTTCGATGCGCATCTCCAGCACTCCGAGTGGCTGGCGGAGGATTTTTCGCTGGCCGACATCAGCCTGATGGTCGGCATCGACTTTATTGCCCAGTCGGACTTTCAACTCGACCCGGCCTGGACGCACCTGACACGCTGGTACGAAACGATGCAGCAGCGCCCCAGCGCCGGAGCCTGAGAACCGTGTGTGACATAAGAAGGACGCAGCATGAGCGGACACAAAACGGCTATTGTGGTTGGGGTCGGTGCTGAAATCGGCATCGGCGGGGCGGTGTGCAAGCGCTTTGCCCGGGAAGGCTACCATGTCTTTATCGCCGGTCGCACGGCCGAAAAGATCGACGCCGTCCGCCACGCAATCACTGCCGCCGGCGGAGCGGCAACAAGTGTCGTCACCGACACCACCAAGGAAGCCGAGGTCATTCGCCTGTTCGATACCGCGGAACACGCCGGGCACGGTCCGCTCGAGGTCGTGATCTACAACGCCGGCAATAATTTCATGAAAGACATCCTGGACATGGATGCCGAGTTTTTTGAGCGGGTCTGGCGGGTCGGCTGTTTTGGCGGCTTTCTGGTCG encodes:
- a CDS encoding glutathione S-transferase family protein, translated to MQLYDHPLSPNCRKVRVYCAEKSLQLALRPVDLLGGEQRGPDFLQRNPFGAIPILELDDGTVIPESLTIIEYLEELHPAPPLLGHDPLSRALVRAWERRAELGVILQGTRRFLHSSPYFAARGVEQNPKVVEEAGGVLRARLSLFDAHLQHSEWLAEDFSLADISLMVGIDFIAQSDFQLDPAWTHLTRWYETMQQRPSAGA
- a CDS encoding amidohydrolase family protein, which gives rise to MSQPTVISSDSHIVEPPDLYTQGMPAKLLDRAPLIKRYTTEDGKQADAWFLGDVQVATLGAVTQAGRRFEDASSLDFVSIWEDVREGAYQPQAMLAELEMDGIWGAVLQPSQGLFWYHLEDSELLSGICYAYNSWIADFCRANPGRLRGIGMINVDDPQAAGAELKRCAELGLAGAFIPVAPLPGQPYRDPVYEPLWAAAQEYQMPLLFHLATQRANVPGCEISFSFSTFTPAGLRPTQDYWVRYALTDIIFAGVCERYPRIKIGSVEHEISWAPHWLKQMDFTYVNRPVYANYKSKDGFMPSDYWYRNMFGVFQEDEVGVELRHRIGLDNMLWGNDFPHSESTWPKSMEFLDTMFAGVPDHERRQLTYDNAVSLFRFDVPAQ